From a single Sphingobium sp. genomic region:
- a CDS encoding AAA family ATPase has protein sequence MKRICLHGPESTGKSTLGTRLAAHFGCEVVPEYGRAYCEAHGTDIGMAELVHIAEAQHAMNRGAAIRASELGAPLVLFDTDPLITEVWAQMMFGRSDPWFETFEGYADLYLLLDIDLPFVDDGLRVYAKREERRHFFELCKAELIDRKVAFALIQGEGDMRFRAALEAIAAHC, from the coding sequence ATGAAACGCATCTGCCTGCACGGTCCGGAAAGCACGGGCAAGTCGACCCTTGGCACCCGCCTAGCCGCGCATTTCGGCTGCGAGGTGGTCCCCGAATATGGCCGCGCCTATTGCGAGGCGCACGGCACCGACATCGGCATGGCCGAACTTGTCCATATTGCAGAGGCGCAACATGCGATGAACCGGGGAGCGGCCATTCGGGCGAGCGAATTGGGGGCACCCCTTGTTCTGTTCGACACCGATCCGCTTATTACCGAGGTCTGGGCGCAAATGATGTTCGGGCGGAGCGATCCATGGTTCGAGACGTTTGAAGGCTATGCCGATCTTTACCTGCTGCTCGACATCGACTTGCCCTTTGTCGATGATGGTCTGCGCGTTTATGCAAAGCGCGAGGAAAGGCGTCACTTTTTCGAGCTATGCAAAGCCGAGCTAATCGATCGCAAGGTCGCATTTGCGCTCATCCAAGGCGAAGGAGACATGCGGTTTCGGGCCGCGCTTGAAGCAATTGCCGCCCACTGCTAG
- a CDS encoding alpha/beta fold hydrolase, whose product MSKRGAPRFSMEQVDGRSLRVAHWQAEDKGDKLPLLFFNGIGANIEAMAPLAEMLPDRDFLTFDMPGVGGSPEPFIPYNAWMMGRISEQLLDRYDMNQVDVMGVSWGGAMAQQFTLQNGPRVRRLILAATTAGMLMVPGNPKALAKMADPRRYMDPDFMRKHFNTLYGGSDDGSEGHIGRIKPPSKTGYFYQLMAMMGWTSAPFLPFMKHETLIMMGGDDQIVPLANGRFLQMLIPNSELFVIEDGGHLFMLSHVEESIAAIRAFLDKPKYERKAA is encoded by the coding sequence ATGAGCAAGCGAGGCGCGCCGCGTTTCAGCATGGAACAGGTTGATGGTCGCAGTTTGCGTGTCGCACACTGGCAGGCAGAGGATAAAGGCGACAAGCTGCCTTTGCTGTTTTTCAACGGCATCGGCGCCAATATCGAAGCGATGGCGCCGCTCGCCGAAATGTTGCCCGATCGGGATTTTCTGACCTTTGACATGCCGGGCGTCGGCGGTTCACCAGAGCCGTTCATTCCTTACAATGCCTGGATGATGGGACGGATTTCGGAACAGCTTCTCGACCGTTATGACATGAATCAGGTCGATGTCATGGGAGTCAGCTGGGGTGGCGCGATGGCGCAGCAATTCACCCTGCAGAACGGACCTAGGGTACGCCGGCTTATCCTTGCCGCGACCACAGCCGGGATGCTGATGGTACCCGGCAACCCTAAGGCGCTGGCGAAAATGGCTGACCCTCGGCGCTATATGGATCCCGACTTCATGCGAAAGCATTTCAATACCTTGTACGGTGGAAGTGATGATGGTTCCGAAGGCCATATCGGGCGGATCAAACCACCGTCAAAGACAGGGTATTTTTATCAGTTGATGGCGATGATGGGCTGGACCAGTGCACCCTTTCTTCCCTTCATGAAGCATGAAACGCTGATCATGATGGGCGGTGACGACCAGATTGTACCTTTGGCCAATGGCCGTTTCCTGCAGATGCTCATCCCGAACAGCGAATTGTTCGTGATTGAGGATGGCGGTCACCTGTTCATGCTCAGCCATGTCGAGGAGAGCATCGCTGCGATCCGTGCTTTTCTCGACAAACCCAAATATGAACGCAAGGCCGCTTAA
- a CDS encoding DUF445 domain-containing protein — protein MRRIATALLILMAFLFVAGLHLERNVHPGWGFLVAFAEAGMVGGLADWFAVTALFRHPLGIPIPHTAIIPNNKERLGRTLANFLRTNFLTTRIVARRIRNMDVSGAMGRFLATPGSGEGRMRMGASRLLGDIVESLDDERLGGIAKSAVRTQLEKLDIAPLLGQLLAAMIKERRHLPVLDGIIAWAAKTLEANEHVIRAMVEERAGTIMRWTGLDDRLANAIVTGLEKLLGDMAEDPDHPLREKGEEGLEKLSHNLRHDPELQAKVNLWKQELLRNPAFAKWIDGLWGQGRDALLKAARNPDAALAGSFGEALTKLGGTLQEDARLKRQINQFARRAIVGTTENYGDNIVSLVSETIGGWDAQTITDRVENAVGSDLQFIRINGTLVGGVAGLVIHAISLAI, from the coding sequence ATGCGGCGGATCGCAACCGCATTACTGATACTGATGGCCTTTTTGTTCGTCGCAGGCTTGCATCTTGAGCGCAATGTTCACCCCGGTTGGGGGTTTCTTGTTGCCTTTGCCGAGGCTGGCATGGTCGGAGGACTGGCGGATTGGTTTGCCGTTACAGCGCTCTTCCGGCATCCTTTAGGCATTCCCATCCCGCATACAGCGATCATTCCCAACAACAAAGAACGGCTTGGTCGGACACTAGCCAATTTCTTGCGCACCAATTTCCTAACCACGCGCATTGTGGCGCGACGTATACGCAATATGGATGTGTCCGGCGCAATGGGCCGCTTCCTTGCAACGCCGGGTTCGGGCGAAGGCCGGATGCGCATGGGAGCGTCGCGCTTGTTGGGTGACATTGTCGAATCTCTGGACGACGAACGCCTTGGCGGTATCGCTAAAAGCGCGGTTCGCACTCAGCTTGAGAAACTGGATATTGCGCCGCTGCTCGGCCAATTGCTCGCCGCCATGATCAAGGAGCGACGGCACCTCCCGGTACTGGATGGGATTATCGCTTGGGCCGCCAAAACGCTGGAAGCCAATGAGCATGTCATCCGTGCCATGGTCGAAGAGCGCGCGGGAACGATCATGCGCTGGACGGGCCTTGATGATCGCCTTGCCAATGCCATTGTCACCGGCCTTGAAAAGCTGCTTGGTGACATGGCGGAAGATCCCGATCACCCCTTGCGTGAAAAGGGAGAGGAAGGACTTGAAAAACTGTCTCACAATCTCCGGCACGACCCCGAATTGCAGGCAAAGGTCAATTTGTGGAAGCAAGAACTGCTGCGCAATCCGGCATTCGCAAAATGGATCGACGGACTATGGGGCCAAGGACGCGATGCTTTGCTAAAAGCTGCGCGTAATCCGGATGCAGCGCTTGCCGGCAGTTTTGGCGAAGCACTGACCAAATTGGGTGGTACGTTGCAGGAAGATGCACGTCTCAAACGCCAGATCAACCAGTTCGCAAGACGCGCCATTGTCGGCACGACAGAAAATTATGGCGACAATATCGTCAGCCTGGTTTCGGAAACAATTGGCGGCTGGGATGCGCAGACCATCACCGATCGCGTCGAAAATGCCGTAGGAAGCGACCTGCAGTTCATCCGCATCAACGGTACGCTGGTAGGCGGTGTCGCAGGCCTAGTAATCCACGCCATTTCGCTGGCGATCTAG
- a CDS encoding FAD-dependent oxidoreductase — MRHIAIIGSGPAGYYTAEAAQKQFGDEVRIDVIDRLPVPYGLIRFGVAPDHQSIKAVSKRYEGVALSDNVRFVGNVMVGQDIAVDELLGIYDAVILATGAPDDRQLGIAGQDLPGVFGSAAFVGWYNGHPDFADLEPPLDGRHVVIIGNGNVALDVARILSKTRSELGGSDIVSHALDMLETAKTETVTILGRRGPHQIAMTPKELGELGHLSRAAPFVDPTDLPDIGADILLEPGMRKSVTHLREFAAIPPRFLDEKPISIEFDFFAAPVAIEGEGKVERIIIERTALDNDLRSIGTGETYEVDCSMVIACIGYQTPSIDGVPYEHGRGRFANVDGRILPGLYCVGWARRGPSGTIGTNRPDGYMVIEQVAADIKDGSGKAGRSALDALLEKRGVQIVKFSDWKKIEEAEVGRAREGAPREKFVRIEDMIRAAN, encoded by the coding sequence TTGCGTCATATAGCGATTATCGGTTCGGGTCCGGCAGGATATTACACTGCCGAAGCAGCGCAGAAACAATTTGGCGACGAGGTCAGGATCGACGTGATCGATCGGCTACCGGTGCCCTATGGCCTGATCCGCTTTGGCGTTGCTCCGGATCATCAATCGATCAAGGCTGTTTCCAAGCGCTATGAAGGCGTTGCCCTGTCTGACAATGTCCGTTTTGTCGGTAATGTCATGGTCGGTCAGGATATTGCAGTTGATGAATTGCTGGGGATATATGACGCAGTAATCCTTGCCACTGGTGCGCCGGACGACAGGCAGCTTGGCATAGCAGGGCAGGATTTACCGGGTGTTTTCGGCAGCGCGGCCTTTGTCGGCTGGTATAATGGCCATCCCGACTTTGCCGATTTGGAGCCGCCGCTGGATGGCCGGCATGTCGTGATCATCGGCAACGGTAATGTTGCGTTGGATGTTGCACGAATTCTTTCCAAAACACGCAGCGAACTTGGGGGTTCAGATATTGTCAGCCACGCGCTCGACATGCTCGAAACAGCCAAGACCGAAACGGTGACGATATTGGGCCGTCGCGGGCCGCACCAGATAGCCATGACGCCAAAAGAATTGGGCGAACTTGGCCACCTAAGCCGGGCCGCGCCTTTCGTCGATCCGACCGACCTGCCCGATATCGGTGCCGACATCCTTCTTGAGCCTGGCATGCGTAAATCAGTGACGCATCTGCGTGAGTTTGCCGCCATCCCGCCACGATTTCTGGACGAAAAGCCGATATCAATTGAATTTGATTTTTTCGCGGCTCCGGTCGCGATCGAAGGTGAAGGCAAGGTCGAACGGATTATCATCGAACGAACCGCGCTCGACAATGATTTACGAAGCATAGGCACGGGTGAGACCTATGAAGTAGACTGCTCAATGGTGATAGCATGTATCGGCTATCAGACGCCCTCTATTGACGGCGTTCCTTATGAACATGGCCGTGGTCGCTTCGCCAATGTCGACGGGCGCATCCTGCCGGGGTTATATTGTGTGGGCTGGGCCCGACGAGGCCCTTCAGGCACAATCGGCACTAACCGGCCAGATGGCTATATGGTGATCGAACAGGTCGCCGCTGATATCAAGGATGGCAGCGGCAAGGCCGGTCGCTCGGCGCTGGATGCCCTGCTGGAAAAGCGCGGCGTGCAGATTGTCAAATTTTCAGACTGGAAGAAGATTGAGGAAGCGGAGGTTGGCCGGGCACGCGAAGGTGCCCCGCGAGAAAAATTCGTACGCATAGAGGATATGATCCGCGCCGCGAACTAG
- the pnuC gene encoding nicotinamide riboside transporter PnuC, translating to MTLVEIAAVLLGIANIVLIIRRSVWNYPFALAMVTLYFFIFRDLKLYSDAGLQIFFFAVNIYGWWAWNRNRANAGEVVVERLGKVGLYAWLCGSAMAIALWGTFMSRMTDATVPYWDASVAMLSVAGQILMTRRYLENWWWWIAVNLVSIPLYIAKGIYLTAGLYVIFLALAIAGLVEWQRARKATA from the coding sequence ATGACCCTAGTTGAAATCGCTGCGGTGCTGCTGGGCATTGCGAACATCGTGCTGATCATCCGCCGGTCTGTGTGGAACTATCCCTTCGCGCTGGCGATGGTGACCCTCTATTTTTTCATTTTTCGCGATTTGAAACTCTACAGCGATGCCGGACTGCAAATCTTCTTCTTTGCCGTCAATATCTATGGCTGGTGGGCATGGAACCGCAACCGTGCAAACGCCGGCGAAGTCGTCGTCGAACGCCTTGGCAAAGTCGGCCTTTATGCATGGCTATGTGGTTCCGCCATGGCGATCGCACTATGGGGCACATTCATGTCCCGGATGACCGATGCCACCGTGCCCTATTGGGATGCATCGGTCGCGATGCTTTCGGTCGCGGGGCAGATATTGATGACACGCCGCTATCTTGAAAATTGGTGGTGGTGGATAGCGGTAAATCTGGTGTCGATCCCGCTCTACATTGCCAAAGGCATTTATCTGACTGCCGGACTTTATGTGATTTTCCTCGCGCTCGCGATTGCCGGGCTAGTCGAATGGCAGCGCGCCCGGAAAGCGACGGCATGA
- a CDS encoding alpha/beta fold hydrolase translates to MTEKKSKEKSAGKRKSGATSFPASAFDAANDATMALGPLAGLAREDFAGAVGVMLRQTAANPSSAFKAVTGFTDDAVKIMTGKSDLAPDPKDKRFMDPAWTFNPFFKAGAQYYLAVQKGIKGWIDELDLDALERDRANFVSQMVIDALSPTNTLIGNPTAQKRLVDSGGLSLIKGLQNAYNDLVHNDGMVSQVNKKPFKLGENIATTPGKVVYRDERFELIQYAPATDEVYAIPQLTIPPQINKMYINDLSPEKSIIKWQIAHGFQTFVISWRNPQEEQGIWGMAEYVDSCRKAIDVVCEITGSKKINVSGGCSGGQTMSVLCSKLAAEGDDRINAITMMVCVLEPKPGDTEASSMVSQNGITLAKQRAAKKGVIEGNSLARGFAWLRPNDLIWNYVINNYLLGDDPPAFDILFWNADATNLSSSLLGDFLELFEANAYAQPGTFEIAEHTLDLTKVKGDLFVLGGTTDHITPWQACYRSTQLFGSKNVEFVLSQAGHMQAILNPPGNPKAKYWRNSKGRPPADVKAWMKGAEENAGSWWPFWTEWLGERSGKKLKAPESCGSKAHPPMEPAPGLYVLD, encoded by the coding sequence ATGACTGAAAAGAAAAGCAAAGAGAAATCTGCGGGTAAGCGCAAATCAGGCGCCACCTCATTTCCTGCATCCGCTTTCGATGCTGCCAATGATGCGACCATGGCGCTGGGTCCGCTAGCAGGTTTAGCGCGGGAGGATTTCGCCGGCGCCGTCGGCGTCATGCTGCGTCAGACAGCCGCTAATCCAAGCAGTGCGTTCAAGGCGGTTACCGGATTTACCGACGACGCCGTGAAGATAATGACCGGAAAATCGGATCTGGCACCCGATCCGAAAGACAAGCGTTTCATGGATCCGGCATGGACCTTCAATCCCTTTTTCAAAGCGGGCGCGCAATATTATCTAGCAGTGCAAAAGGGGATCAAAGGTTGGATTGATGAGCTTGACCTTGATGCGCTGGAGCGGGATCGCGCCAATTTTGTCAGCCAGATGGTGATCGATGCACTGTCGCCAACCAACACGTTAATCGGAAATCCGACGGCCCAAAAACGGCTGGTAGATTCGGGTGGCCTAAGCCTCATCAAAGGTTTGCAGAACGCCTATAATGATCTGGTCCATAACGATGGCATGGTCAGCCAGGTCAACAAGAAACCATTCAAGCTGGGCGAAAACATCGCCACGACGCCGGGCAAGGTGGTTTATCGCGATGAGCGGTTCGAGCTGATCCAATATGCTCCCGCAACCGACGAAGTATATGCCATTCCGCAACTCACCATCCCGCCGCAGATCAACAAGATGTACATCAACGATCTGTCGCCCGAAAAGTCGATTATCAAATGGCAAATTGCCCACGGCTTTCAGACGTTCGTGATCAGTTGGCGCAACCCGCAGGAAGAACAGGGCATCTGGGGCATGGCGGAATATGTCGATTCCTGCCGCAAGGCTATTGACGTTGTATGCGAAATCACGGGCAGCAAAAAGATCAACGTATCCGGCGGCTGTTCGGGTGGCCAGACAATGTCGGTGTTGTGTTCGAAACTGGCGGCCGAAGGCGATGATCGGATCAATGCGATTACGATGATGGTCTGTGTACTGGAACCAAAGCCCGGCGATACAGAGGCAAGTTCGATGGTCAGCCAGAATGGCATTACGCTGGCGAAGCAACGCGCCGCAAAGAAAGGCGTGATTGAGGGTAACAGTTTAGCGCGCGGCTTTGCATGGCTGCGCCCGAATGACCTGATCTGGAACTATGTGATCAACAATTATCTGCTCGGTGATGACCCGCCAGCCTTCGACATCCTCTTCTGGAATGCGGATGCGACCAATTTGTCGTCAAGCCTGCTTGGAGATTTCCTAGAACTGTTCGAAGCCAACGCTTATGCACAGCCGGGCACATTCGAAATTGCCGAACACACGCTTGATCTTACAAAAGTGAAGGGTGACCTTTTCGTTCTTGGCGGAACCACCGATCACATCACGCCTTGGCAGGCCTGCTATCGTTCGACACAATTATTTGGATCGAAAAATGTCGAGTTTGTTCTGAGCCAGGCAGGCCATATGCAGGCAATTTTGAACCCCCCGGGAAATCCCAAGGCCAAATATTGGCGCAACAGTAAGGGCAGGCCGCCTGCCGATGTAAAGGCTTGGATGAAGGGGGCAGAGGAAAATGCAGGCAGTTGGTGGCCATTCTGGACCGAATGGCTGGGCGAACGGTCAGGCAAGAAACTGAAAGCACCCGAAAGCTGCGGCAGTAAGGCGCATCCTCCCATGGAACCAGCCCCTGGTCTTTACGTTCTGGATTGA
- a CDS encoding class I SAM-dependent methyltransferase, with amino-acid sequence MTAAECKNVLSLAILAALILLGTGCKPTGSTSDRPETAQAFPRPDRAVAASGDTQFSTEAARDEAGEATKLMDWAAISPGMTVADIGAGEGYYTVRLASRVGAKGRVLAQDINRGALERLGERIARDRLDNVAIKEGGIDDPRLPKGSFDRIFLVHMYHEVTEPYAFTWRMRDALKPRGQIIVVDRNRPTSQHGMPPKLLFCEFAAVGYRLMEFEERPEVGAYFARFERDSAAPTPAEIKTCKETAARV; translated from the coding sequence ATGACGGCGGCCGAGTGCAAAAATGTCCTTTCCCTTGCGATACTCGCTGCATTGATCCTGTTGGGCACAGGGTGCAAGCCGACCGGATCCACCAGCGACCGGCCCGAAACCGCTCAGGCATTTCCCCGTCCCGATCGTGCAGTTGCAGCGTCAGGCGATACACAGTTTTCAACCGAGGCAGCACGCGATGAAGCAGGCGAAGCCACCAAGCTGATGGACTGGGCAGCAATTTCGCCTGGTATGACGGTGGCGGACATCGGGGCGGGTGAAGGCTATTACACGGTACGTCTCGCCAGCCGGGTTGGCGCGAAGGGGCGTGTCCTTGCACAGGACATCAACCGTGGCGCGCTGGAGCGTCTAGGCGAACGCATCGCCAGAGACCGGCTGGACAACGTCGCAATCAAGGAAGGTGGGATCGATGATCCGCGCCTGCCCAAGGGCAGTTTTGACCGCATCTTCCTTGTCCATATGTACCATGAAGTGACCGAGCCCTATGCGTTCACCTGGCGGATGCGTGATGCGTTAAAACCCCGGGGGCAGATTATTGTCGTCGATCGCAACAGGCCGACCAGCCAGCATGGCATGCCGCCAAAGCTGCTTTTCTGCGAATTTGCCGCAGTGGGTTACCGACTAATGGAATTTGAAGAGCGGCCCGAAGTCGGCGCCTATTTTGCCCGGTTCGAGCGTGATAGCGCCGCCCCTACGCCCGCAGAAATCAAAACCTGCAAAGAAACCGCCGCACGGGTCTAA
- a CDS encoding alpha/beta fold hydrolase, with product MPVPSRDKSFSWSPDPASGIQQRFIEANGLRFELAEAGTARSPKLAILLHGFPELNFSWRHQMPLLAEQGWRVWAPNLRGYGMSDRPDGIAAYRLHNLLEDVGTLIDAAKAEYPAEEIMIVAHDWGAVIAWMFAIRQIRPIDRLVIMNVPHPKCAERELKRWRQLRKSWYIFFFQLPFVPEKMLLANDAKAVRRAFFESAAHKDCFAKSDLDVYAKAAQLPGAMQAMLNYYRALMRYADDRDLGDASVWVPTLVIWGENDLALDIHLLDGMEQWIPHLTLHRLPGISHWVQQDAPDKVNRIMTDWLQK from the coding sequence ATGCCAGTTCCTTCTCGAGACAAGTCTTTTTCTTGGTCGCCAGATCCTGCGTCAGGCATCCAACAGCGCTTTATAGAGGCCAATGGCCTCCGCTTCGAACTGGCAGAGGCGGGCACGGCCCGATCTCCAAAACTCGCCATCCTGCTGCATGGATTTCCGGAACTGAATTTTTCGTGGCGACACCAGATGCCGCTGCTGGCAGAACAGGGCTGGCGCGTCTGGGCACCCAATTTACGGGGCTATGGCATGAGCGACAGGCCGGATGGCATTGCCGCTTATCGATTGCATAATCTGCTGGAAGATGTCGGCACACTAATCGATGCAGCCAAGGCCGAGTATCCGGCGGAAGAGATCATGATCGTTGCCCATGATTGGGGTGCAGTGATTGCATGGATGTTTGCAATCCGTCAGATTCGCCCGATCGACCGCCTCGTCATCATGAATGTGCCGCACCCTAAATGTGCAGAGCGCGAATTGAAGCGTTGGCGGCAATTGCGGAAAAGCTGGTACATCTTCTTTTTCCAGTTGCCTTTCGTTCCCGAAAAAATGCTCCTGGCCAATGATGCCAAGGCCGTGAGACGCGCCTTTTTCGAAAGTGCCGCGCACAAGGATTGCTTCGCCAAATCCGATCTCGATGTCTATGCAAAGGCCGCACAACTGCCGGGCGCAATGCAGGCCATGCTCAACTATTACCGCGCGTTGATGCGCTATGCTGACGATAGAGATCTGGGCGATGCTTCGGTTTGGGTGCCGACGCTGGTCATCTGGGGGGAGAATGATCTTGCGCTCGATATCCACCTTCTGGACGGCATGGAACAGTGGATACCCCATCTCACACTACACAGATTGCCAGGAATTTCGCATTGGGTGCAGCAGGACGCGCCCGACAAGGTGAACCGGATCATGACCGACTGGCTGCAGAAATGA